The DNA region AAATCAGTATGCATAATAGTATGCACACGGgtaagagacacggccatgtgtctcagccatgtgaggacACGGTtattggacacgggcgtgtgccttggccttgTGGCTTTAATTTATTCATGACCAAATTGgcagaatgtctaggtttttggacacgggttcgggacacgggcgtgtcccaagtacacgggcgtgtgctctatacccacacaggcatgtgaagttttaagcatgaaattttccaagtttttcttaagttcttagtttagtgcctctaatgcatgttttgggccttgtgagCCCGTTTAAAGGACAAAATGCATGTGAACGAGAAGttttaagttaaaagaaattttatggcctggttttatATGCGTATGCTTAAgttaagtccggtaacacctaGATCCCTGTCCCGGGGctggatacgggcgaggggtgttacaggtctTGCCTGAAATATGGAGGAACAATTAGAAAATGATGCGACAATTATAGAGGATGAGATTAATGAGCTGCTGGGGAAGTTGACGTTTTTAGAAGAAGAATCTGTCCAAGTGATAAGCATATACGATGGACAAAAGGTCTAAGGTTTTGAGTCATGGGCTGTGGGAAAAATCATGGCGATGGACCTTCCGAACAGAGAAGTGATGTACAGAGTGTTCAGGTCACTTTGGTATACAAAATAGGAGGTGAACTTTGTTGCTTTAAAAGAAGGGGCAGTTATCGTTAAGTTTAGTTACATGGAGAATCAGGATCGTATCTTAAATTTGATGCCCTGGCTATTTGATAAGTGCCTATTCTCAATAGTGCCTTTTGAGAATGGTAAGGATATAGAGTCCTATGAGTTCGGACGGTCGCCCTTTTGGTTAAGAGTCTACAATATCCCCATAGAACTCATAGATTGTAAGATGGCTTTGGCCATGGGAAAAGCTATAGGGGAGCTGGTGGCGATTGACTGGAAGGACCCTAACGGAGGATGGACAGAATTTATGGGGCTAAAAGTTAAGATTAATATCTTTAAACCCTTAAGGAGAGTTATGAAACTGGTCAGCAAAGATGGGGAGGAAACTATAGGGGTGATAAAGTATGAGCGGCTCTCAGATTTTTGCTACCTGTGTGGACTGATAGGACATACCATTCAAAAGTGACAGAATAAGAGGGAGGGTGATCCGGTGGATGGTTTAAATCTCTTGTTTGAGGCTTGGATGAGGGCACCAATCGTAACCCCAAATCAAGACAGAGGTATGAGGAAGAACGGGGTTGAAATGGTGTTGACTACGGATCTTTCAAATGAAGTTAGGGAGGAAAGCCAAACAAATATGAAGGATGATAGTGGGCAACCTAATCGGTCAAAAAAAGAGAAGGGTGTTGAAGAAGAGTCGATATCAAACTTGTTTGTGGAGAAAAATAGCCATAAGTTGATTTGGGATAACATAGGACGATTCAAGCAAAAGAGAAAGAGGATGAGGGGATGGAATGGAGAAAACAATGATGAAAGCCCATCCAAATCTACTAGAAGAAGATTAATGGAGAGTGTTTCACCCTTGAAGGCGGCGGCTGGCGATCAGCCCCGCCAGGAACTATGAAAATCTTTTGCTGGAACTGTCGTGGGGTTGGAAATCCCGCAACAGTTCATGAATTGAAGCAACTCCTTGTTGCAAATGCTCTTAATATTGTTTTCTTGTGTGAAaccaaaattcattctaatgggTTTTCTCGTATTCGATCTATGTGTAAGATGGAAGGTTGCATGGCGATTAACTCTGAGGGCAAAAGTGGTGGTATTCCTTTGATATGGAAAGAGGGTGTGAAGGTTGATGTGCAGAATTTCTCTAATCACCATATCGATTCCCTAGTCACTGTAGATGAGAATGAGGTGATTCGGTTTACTGGGTTCTATGGTCAAGTGGACCCAAATTTAAGGAGTCAATCGTGGGATATGTTAAGAAGGGTTAAAAGAACGGTCAAGGAAGGTTGGATTGTAGGGGGCAATTTTAATGCTATAATTAACAATATTGAGAAGGAAAGGGGCGTAGAAAGCCGAGAAAACCTATGGATGAGTTCAGCGATATACTAGATGAGCTGGCTTTGATTGATATTAAGACTAGCAACGGATGTTTTACATGGTTTAATAACAGAGAGGGAGCTAACCTTGTTAAAGAGAGGCTGGATAGGTTTCTTATTTCAAAGGATATGATCAAAAAGTTGCCTTTTATTACTACCAAAGTGGTGCACCAGTCAAAGTTGGACTATGAGGTGAATTTGTTGAACACGATTGGCTGTAAGCCGGGGGAGAAAAGGTGCGACTACAGATCTTGCTTCAGGTATGATGCTTGTTGGGCTAAGGAGATGGAAGCGAGGGATATTATTACCCATATTTGGGCTGACAAGAACAGTGATATTCTGAATAAGATGGATAATACCTGCGAGGAACTTGGCTAGTGGCAGTATCAATGTTACAAAAGAATGAAGTATAAGATTAACGGGCTGGAGAGGAAGATTGGATGATTATGGATGGGCCAAATAGTGAGAGGTCGTCGAACCTGTTGAAGGCTGCTCGTGATTAGCTGGGTCATTTATATGATGTGGTAGAGCGGTACTGGGTGCAAAGGGCTCGCACTCAATGGCTCAAAGAAGGCGATCGTAATACCCGTTATTTTCATGTGCAGGCTACAGGCCGTAAAAAGAATAATAGCATTGATAGGCTTAAGGACATGCAAGGTGTGTGGCATGAAGACAAGAATGAGATTTGTCACATTGTTTGGAACTATTTCCACGATCTTTTCAGTTCCTCTATCGCACCAGATGAGGATATCGACTTGAGCTTTATGCCGAAGTGTATTACCGATGATACGAATAGCTTTCTTAATAGTGAGTTCACTGATGATGAGTTTATAAAGGTTTTCAAGCAAATGGATCCTCGGAAGGCCTCGGGGATTGATGGGTTGTCCGGGAGCTTTTTCAAAGAGCATTGGTCAGTGGTGGGTGGTGATGTTTTAAGGATGTGTCGGGATgttttaaaaggaaataaaaatttgGATTACATCAATGAAACCCTGCTAGTCATGATTCTTAAGATTAAGAATCCCTGTGAGATGACACACTTTTGCCTGATAAGCTTGTGTAGGGTTATCTATAAGATCATCTCCAAAGCTTTGGCTAACCAGCTCAAGGTTGTGCTTCCCCAATGTATTAGCCAAAATCAAAGTGCTTTCATCCCTGGCAGGATGATCAACGACAACGTCCTTGTGGCTCATGAGCTTATGCACTACCTTCGGAGCTCTACGAATGGCCCTAACAAGGGTTGTATGATCAAGCTCGATATGATCAAAGCATATGACCGGGTGGAATGGAGCTTCCTTGAGAAAGTGATGATAAGAATGGGTTTTTCTAGAGAGTGAGTTAATAAAATCATGAATTGTGTTTGTACGATTCGGTATAAGGCTAAATGCAATATGACCTTTACTAATATCATTATCCCTGAGAGGGGTCTTCGCCAATAGGAACCCCTCTCCCCTTACTTATTTCTTTTCTGTATGGATGTCTTCTCCCGTGTGTTGCTTAAAGCCCAAAAGGACAATAATATTAAGGGCATTTGTGCGAGCAAGGATGGCCTTAGAATTAACCATTTATTCTTTGCTGACGATACTCTTTTGTTTGTCAGGAATCAACATGGGGAAGCCGAAGCTTTTAAGAGAATTTTGCACAACTTCACAAGGATGTCGGGCCAAAGCATTAATCTGGACAAATCAATGGTGTACTTTAGCCCCAACACCCCTACATCTCAACGTGTGTTGTTGGGGGACTTACTCAAAATGAAAGTGGTCGATAAATTGGATGGTTACCTTGGTCTTCCTATCTCTGCTGGTAAAAAAAGATCGAGCACTTTTCTGAACACACTGGATCGTCTGGCGAGTAGAATAAATAGTTGGTCAAAGCGTCTTTTGTCAAATGGTGGTAAGGAAGTCTTCATTAAGTCGGTGATCCAAGCAATACCTACTTATGCATTTTCGGTCTTTATGGCTCCGAAGGGGCTCCTTGAGGAGATCTAATCAATGATGAGTCAGGTCAGGTAGGAAGGTGGTGAGAAGAAAAAGAGTTGGAATATGCTGCCTTAGGATAGGTTGTGTTACTCGAAAGGTATGGGTGGCCTCAGCATCAGGGATTTACGCCTGTTTAACGTTGCGCTGTTGGGTAGACAGGTGTGGCGCCTCATCAACTGTAGGGATATGCTATGCTATAAGGTTTTAAGCGCGAAGTACTTTCCGAATGGTGATGTCTTTCAGCCTAAAAGCATGGACAAGCCCTCATTCACGTGGCAGAGTATTGCTAAGGTGGCTCAGGAGCTTTACAAGGATTTTGGTTAGACTAATGGTAACAATAAAAGTATTAAGATATGGCACGATAATTGGGGTTTTGAAGGTCTTTCGGGTCAATCTATTTGTCTTGACAAAAGGATAGTCAAAGAGGAAAACGTGTGTGATTTGTTCAACGACAGCAAGGATGGATGGGACAAGAAAAAGGTCTTGGATATCTATGGTGAAAATACGGGGGACCAAATTTGAATATCCCCATTTTTTATAATGGCCCTGAAGACCGACGTACATGGTTCCATAACCCGCACAGTGTGTTTTCTTCTAAATCTGCTTATTCGTGGCTGCTACTTAAACAGGTGAGGTTCGGTCCTCACAGGATTTTTTGGAGAATAGTTTGGAAGTTAAAAACCCTTCCGAAAATTCGTGTTTTTTCTGGAGAATTGGCTATAATATCCTACCTACGTACGATAAAATTTCCAGCTTTCGTAGTGGTTTCGATGATACCTGTCCAAGATGCGGCAAAGAAAGGGAAACCCTTATTcacgttgtaacaccccaaacccggcctagacgttacgaccaAGTCTAATGTGTCATATTGACTTACGGTTGATTGTGTTCTTTGTTTATGGTAATTAGGGTGATTTTGTAAAACAATGGTTAATTGTTGACTAAGAAAAAAACAGCGATTATTTAAGTTTTTAGGTTATCCATTTGTTACGCTCGTTGTGTTTTGAAAtcgtttattaatttttgaacaaaaacCCACACTGCCTAAATCTAACAGTTTAAATCgagtataaataaaacaattaataaaactataaaacttacgagcgaccttattacaacttaaaacccaaaacaattaaAGTAAGTAAATGCTGATCAAAACATATGAAGAAAACCGAATTTGcagaacatgtggccactccgaatccctcacagctccatgTCCACTATgattggggatttcctgcatggatgaaattaaggggtgagtttgggaaactcaatgtgtaaaacAGCCCAACCATGGTCCAAATCAGATCAAACCatagaaacagattaagttgggccttagcccaatacagaattcagaatgaagcccataagCCCATAACAGATACAGAACAGAAATATCATGTATGTAGAAAacccaaccttacaccatgtggggagacaactccacccacccatccactacacaccacagaatttgcagcatggctgccagaatagatattgtgatagagtcaccaaatacagatattgtggcagagccaccataacagatatttgtggcatagccaccagaaatagatatttgtggcatggccaccagaaacagatatttgtaGCATGGCCACCAaaatgcttcctccatcaatataacccatatcccatcaacagatatacatgtcatggcatacagcatacagaatcagaatatcatgcatttcagtcaaaatcaaccctaggggtataacggtcactttacacctaggggtataatggtaatttcatacttaggggtattttagtaaatttactattttagggtttcatgcatattacagccattaacgtattaacagaaacacttaccgagcatttttatcaaattgggcccgttggcccattaacctgaTTTCAGCCCGTTAAGCCCAAATATAACGAAGTGCAcaaaattgcgcactctgcaatcttacCACTTGAGATTACCAGGATTAACAAACAactatctcacgagcgctcgcacgctcgtaaGTGCACAAAATGCCGGCtcttcgacatttcggcttttgccgatctagtctataagtggGTGTTGTTTACACACCTGTTCTGTAATGATACGTtggcgagatccacacacgagttGCCTTTCTGCTGAAGTATGGACTAGATCTAGATGTCCAACCGTGTTAGCCTTCAAAGCCCTTTGCTGTAGTCCCCTTGTCCACACAAAAACGTTATGACACTACTCCCGATCTACTGCAGATCCAACCACCGCACAAGAAGAGAAAAGTATAATCAAAGATTCGACTTCTGAAGTACCTCAGTGTAGAAAAGTTTTGGTTTGAAAAAAAGGATGAGAGGTTCGGCTTCAATGGAGATTCTGCTTTAACGAAAAGATGAGTAAAAGTAAAAGAGATCGGCACAAGGGGAAAACAAAAGTTGCGGTTTCGACTTTTGTGAGTGATCGGCTAAGGTGATTGAATGGGAGAGGTTTTTTCTTTATGATTGGTGAAGCAAAGAAGATGGGAAGATGGCGATAAAAGAAAGGAGAGGAATGGGTTAATGGCCTCTGCTTGAAGAACTAAGAGAGCAAGagaatgaaagaagaaaaaatgagcaaaaagaacaaaaatataaatttgaaataaaacaaaacaagaacGGATTGAAAGGGAAGCAAGATCGGCCAAATTAAAATACCCCAActaacccaaaaagaaaaaaataaatcataaagGCCAAAAATAAATGGCACTTATTTGCTATGGCCGAATGAGTGCATTTCGGCATAAAAATTCTTCCTAAATTCCAATTCCATGAATTGCTCCTTGattcttggccaaatttaatgtttGAATTTCATCCAAACTCCTAACCGATCAGTAGCCTTATCCACCGCTTCATCATGCTGCTAAGAAGAGTTTCAGTCCAACTCTACTACTCTCCCTCACGCATGCAGCAAAAAGAGAGTCCTTTGCACGCACAGCAGCTCGAACCTGGGTCCTCCAGGCACACCCCCACGCTACTGGCCACTGGGTCGCAACCTTGTTTTCGATATAAAACTGCCACAATAATTTTATAACCCTTACCTGCTTCAGTTCTAGCCtgctttgaaaaaaaataaaacagaattcaCTCGCGCAATGACTCAAACCTGCGCCCTCTTCGCGTGCTTAGCACGCTGCTGCCACTACGCCACGGGCACTCCTTGTGCTGGATTATGCTCGCAACTCCTCTTAACCCCTATTTTAATCGCAACctgaatactaaaaaaaataaccATTTGCGCACGCCGTGCCTTGAACCCAAGCACCTCCCACGCCCTCTTAAGGTGCTTAGCCACTGGGCCAAGTGCTTGTTTGTGCTAAAACTCAGCTCAAATTATTAATACTGTCCAAATTCCCTAAGGTAgcgtaaaatttaatttttttttttgctagagtcttAAATCGAACCCAAGCCTTTTCCCACACTATAAATACATCATAATTCACTTAGATCCtacactaaataaataataacaatattgataataatttccCGTAAAAAGTTAAAACATCAATAATCCTATCTCGGGCTATCTTCTACCCGAACTCGGATTCCAAACCCAAtatttctaggcccaattttttgggcgttacacACGTGATGAAGGACTGTCCGTTGGCTCGTACAGTGCTTGAGCATGGAGGGCTTAATCATAAGTTTTTGGTTGGGAATTATTCTAATTGTATTGATTGGATCGAGGACATCGCGAGTGAGTTGGATTGCAAGGCAGTCTCCGACCTCATCACCGTCCTCTGGAATATTTGGAACTGTACAAATCATCGGATCTTTAGAGAGGCTGAGGAAAGTGCCAAAGTGACGTGGGAGAGAGCAGTGGCTTTGAGTAAGGATTTTCGGATCTTTAACCTGCTGGACGAACCGATGTTACCAAGGAAAGTGGAGGAGAAAGTCTAACAGAAACCGACTCAGGGGGTGATAAAGATTAACTTTGACGCTTTTGTTCATGAGAAGAAAGTGTACTACGGTCTAGTTGCTAGAGACTCTGAAGGCTTTGTTCATGGTGGGCGGATGGGTGTTGTGGATAAGGAAATGAATGCTGAGTGGACTGAGATGCGGGCCATGGAAGAAAGCATAATGGTTGCCCATTCGAATAATTGGACGTGTTTAGAGTTGAAGTCTGACTGCGCTAGCCTTGTGAACCGCTCCAATAAAAGGAATTCAGATTTGACTATGCTGGGCCACCGCTTGCGGGAGATTGAAAAGCAATTtcatttttttcgtttttttaatttttgctggaCACCTCGCTGTTGTAATAAAGTTGCCAACTCCCTTTGTAATTGGCCAAAACATATGATTGTACTAAGGATTTTAATATGGACTATCCGTTAGAAGTCCATGCATTTGTTTTAAATGATGCTATTAATTGAAGTTGACCCTCGggtctttttatcaaaaaaaaaagaaatcctaATTTAAAAGGTAATCTAATCAAATCCGTAAACCTTCAAACTCCGATGTTCCGaaagataaaatataagaaacacaacaacaataaaaccattaaaaagtTGTGATCATGTCCACCAAGACTTTGCCACCACTTCTAATTTCCAAACCCATTTTCCGCCGTCGAGCAGTGTTTAATCTTTGAAAACCTTAAGTAAGCATGAATTCTTTTCTTCAACATATTTTCAACAAATTTCACTTGGAACTGCATTTGCTTAGCCAGGTTATATGTAGCTGCCCACTTATGCAATATATGCTTGTCGAGTTCATCAACCGGCACATCTCCCATCTCTTTGACTGCAGCAGAGACAAAGAGTAGAATATTTTGATATGCATCGTTTGTAGGTTCACCACGTTTGTCTTCGATTTTGTTAACAATAGATTTCAGGTAATCTGGAATATTACCTTCAGCACTGTCTTTCGCATCTTTTAAGCCTGGGAAGTTTGAAAATCCCACGTTGCAATTGTCCTTGTTAAGAAGTTCCTTTTCTAAATCTTCCATGTCCTTATCACCAGACCCTTTACCGTTTTGCAGGCTTACTTGGAATTGATCAACAGCAGCCTTGTTAGTTGCACTTGCTTCCCCAAAAAGCCATGGAAAAGCCTTAGAAAACTAAAACAACAATAGAAAAAGCAAGTGTCAAGAAATCAGAGTAAACATTATATATGCAGTCATTACTTGTGGTGCAAGGTAGCAACTATCGTACCTCCTCTTCTAGGGTCTCCAATCCAATGCCCTGAAATTTGAGAGAACAAATAAATGATCGATATGGACAGCAGTCAACAAAGATAAGTCTAAAGCTTATGGCGTGTGCATTGATACATGAGAATTCATTATTTTGTATAGAGAATGCTATAAAGGTCAAGTGTTGTGCTACGTGTCTTTAATTTTGACGGAAGACCACAAGTTCTATTAGctgtttaatttttatgaaactgTTCAGCAAGTAGTGCTTAAGTTGTGATGAAAGGAATTATGATACCGTAACAGAGAACCTGAGATTTTATGGAGTTGCGGACCTATTTATAATCATTCCGACAAGGGGTAACACATCATATCCATGACAAGAATTTTGCATACCTTAGTAAGGAATGTTTCGGCAAGCTTAGCTGTTTTCTCTGAGTCCTGAAAAACCCAAGTTTAAAAGTTAGGATAAAAGGTAAAATTTGAGGATTGTTACATTGAAACATGGATCTTAATATATAGGAGGATATGAAACAATTCAATGAAATCATTCCATCAAACAAACTAACTAACGGTACCTTTTCTCGCTCTTTATCTAATTTCTTAATGTCCTCTTCTATTTTTTCCAATCCCGGAAGTGCCTCCATCTTCATCTCATCAGCATTCGGAAACTGCTTTGCCTTGCGTCGTTCCTTGTCCTTCATCGCCTTGATATCCATCATTATGTTGTCCAGGTCAGACCGAGCGGGCCATTTGCTTAAGATTTGCTTGAGGGTTTGGCCTATTGGTTGGGAAGGAAATGAAATATCGTATTGGATCACAGAACCCAACAACCATATATGATATTTCATGGCTGAAAATCGGTCCTTCATATACCAAATTTACACAGGTCAAACAATAGTTAAGAACCTAAAGCAAAGATACtaatagaaataatatgaattaaGATGAAGTACTAGGAACAGAGTTCTTTAGATTTACATTCTTTATCCGTCGATGAACTCTATCCCTCAAATTTTTTAGTACTTTCAGAACAGATCTCTCCTTGATAAGTTCTTTTACAGGGACATCTTTTCCCTTTGGTTCAGTTCCACGCCTTCTCTTGGTGCTTCTtcctctttccttttctttgggAGCTTTCCGTTTCCTTTGCCTCGTTCTGGTCATCCGGTTCTTGTCATCGGGGTCTTCCGAATCACTCTCTTGCCCAGACTCTTTACCACTATGCAGACTTCCTTGGAATTGATCAACAGCTGCCTCGTTAGTTGCACTTGATTCCCCAAAAAGCCATGGAAAAGccttagaaaactaaaataacaacaaaaatagaaCAAGTTAGTGTCAAGAATTCAGAGTAGGCATTATATATAAAGTCTTAACTTGTGGTGCAAGGCAGCAACTATCGTACATCTTTTTCTAGGGTCTTCAAGCTAATGTCCTGAAATTTAAGAGCCACAAATAAATGATCAAGATGGAGAGCAGTCAACAAAGACAAGTGAAAAGCT from Gossypium hirsutum isolate 1008001.06 chromosome A04, Gossypium_hirsutum_v2.1, whole genome shotgun sequence includes:
- the LOC107947742 gene encoding uncharacterized protein, which codes for MKIFCWNCRGVGNPATVHELKQLLVANALNIVFLCETKIHSNGFSRIRSMCKMEGCMAINSEGKSGGIPLIWKEGVKVDVQNFSNHHIDSLVTVDENEVIRFTGFYGQVDPNLRSQSWDMLRRVKRTVKEGKGRRKPRKPMDEFSDILDELALIDIKTSNGCFTWFNNREGANLVKERLDRFLISKDMIKKLPFITTKVVHQSKLDYEVNLLNTIGCKPGEKRCDYRSCFRYDACWAKEMEARDIITHIWADKNSDILNKMDNTCEELERYWVQRARTQWLKEGDRNTRYFHVQATGRKKNNSIDRLKDMQGVWHEDKNEICHIVWNYFHDLFSSSIAPDEDIDLSFMPKCITDDTNSFLNSEFTDDEFIKVFKQMDPRKASGIDGLSGSFFKEHWSVVGGDVLRMCRDVLKGNKNLDYINETLLVMILKIKNPCEMTHFCLISLCRVIYKIISKALANQLKVVLPQCISQNQSAFIPGRMINDNVLVAHELMHYLRSSTNGPNKGCMIKLDMIKAYDRVEWSFLEKVMIRMGFSRENQHGEAEAFKRILHNFTRMSGQSINLDKSMVYFSPNTPTSQRVLLGDLLKMKVVDKLDGYLGLPISAGKKRSSTFLNTLDRLASRINSWSKRLLSNGGKEVFIKSVIQAIPTYAFSVFMAPKGLLEEI
- the LOC107948135 gene encoding uncharacterized protein isoform X2 yields the protein MLSEEEDDTYCSLLPINCAGDDSAEESESVTGEDHDNKSGDGTERKGKEEPVKELIKKKSVPQVLKILRDRVNRRIKNDQFAGMKSYIWLLGFVIRYQISFLYRPIGQTLKQILSKWPARSDLDNVKMDIKVMEDKERLKAKQYKNADEMKMEALPGLEKIEEDIKKLDEERVKDSAITAKLAETFVAKDISLKTLEKDFSKAFPWLFGESSATNEAAVDQFQGSLHSGKESGQESDSEDPDDKNRMTRTRQRKRKAPKEKERGRSTKRRRGTEPKGKDVPVKELIKERSVLKVLKNLRDRVHRRIKNDRFSAMKYHIWLLGSVIQYDISFPSQPIGQTLKQILSKWPARSDLDNIMMDIKAMKDKERRKAKQFPNADEMKMEALPGLEKIEEDIKKLDKEREKDSEKTAKLAETFLTKGIGLETLEEEFSKAFPWLFGEASATNKAAVDQFQVSLQNGKGSGDKDMEDLEKELLNKDNCNVGFSNFPGLKDAKDSAEVKEMGDVPVDELDKHILHKWAATYNLAKQMQFQVKFVENMLKKRIHAYLRFSKIKHCSTAENGFGN
- the LOC107948135 gene encoding uncharacterized protein isoform X1 — its product is MLSEEEDDTYCSLLPINCAGDDSAEESESVTGEDHDNKSGDGTERKGKEEPVKELIKKKSVPQVLKILRDRVNRRIKNDQFAGMKSYIWLLGFVIRYQISFLYRPIGQTLKQILSKWPARSDLDNVKMDIKVMEDKERLKAKQYKNADEMKMEALPGLEKIEEDIKKLDEERVKDSAITAKLAETFVAKDISLKTLEKDFSKAFPWLFGESSATNEAAVDQFQGSLHSGKESGQESDSEDPDDKNRMTRTRQRKRKAPKEKERGRSTKRRRGTEPKGKDVPVKELIKERSVLKVLKNLRDRVHRRIKNDRFSAMKYHIWLLGSVIQYDISFPSQPIGQTLKQILSKWPARSDLDNIMMDIKAMKDKERRKAKQFPNADEMKMEALPGLEKIEEDIKKLDKEREKDSEKTAKLAETFLTKGIGLETLEEEFSKAFPWLFGEASATNKAAVDQFQVSLQNGKGSGDKDMEDLEKELLNKDNCNVGFSNFPGLKDAKDSAEGNIPDYLKSIVNKIEDKRGEPTNDAYQNILLFVSAAVKEMGDVPVDELDKHILHKWAATYNLAKQMQFQVKFVENMLKKRIHAYLRFSKIKHCSTAENGFGN